A region of the Anolis carolinensis isolate JA03-04 chromosome 1, rAnoCar3.1.pri, whole genome shotgun sequence genome:
tcctaccagcctacCAGAAttgtgctgttaggaattgtgggagttgaagtccaatgcatctggagggcccaagtttgcccatgtctggtatatAGTATTTATTTTGCAGCCTCCTAGGTGTGCCTGTCATATGATTAAAACACTACTAATATGCTCTCAAAAGGGCTAAATAAGTATATAGCCATTATGTGTATACTGTACACACCTTTCTGTTCTTCTATTTTAGATTAGAAAAGTAAtgttctttcccccctcttttttgccATTATAGAAACCTTTTTTGTGTTAGatcagagtggaagaagagagagatGTAAGGTGTTAAAAATGCCGCTGTTCTATATCCACTTcctcatatacagtagtctcatttatccaacattcgcttatccaacattctggattatccaacgtagtttgccttttagtagtcaatgtttttgtagtcaatgttctcaatacattgtgatgtttttgtgttaaattcataaatacagtaattactacataatgttaccgtgtactgaactgcttttttatgtcaattttgttgtaagacatgatattttgttgcttaatttgtaaaattattttgatgtttaataggctttttcttaatccctccttattatcaaacattttcgcttatccaacattctaccagcccatttatgttggataagtgagactctactgtatttgcaataataattatatggaaaaaaaaaactaataaaactatttaaaacccTATGCATAAAACACCATGACATGGAAGATAAATCAGGCCTCTGGGAATATCACATCTAGCTACCTATATTGAGACTTGATGCAACAGAAAAATCCTCCCTATATTTCAAACCTCTTGCTGCCATTTCTTGGAATCTTCATGCCAAAACTGCTGCCAAAAGATAACTACCAGGAGCTCTGTTATCAGCGCATCTGTTAATCTTTTGCTTTTCAGAATCAGCTTCACACGCTCCAGTTCGTATAATCATCTTCAAACTGAAGCAGGGGAATAGAGACCTGAATTCTACTGGTAGGCCCATTACATCAGTGGGATTTCCCAAAGTGTTTATTCactactctatttatttatttattacaatatttatatcccgcccttctcacccaacaggggactcagggcggctgagtTTTCTGAGTTTAGTGGGTTTTCTCTAGTTTGGGAGCACCATTTGAAAcagtaaaaatatttaaaagtagtAGTCAAGAAAAGAGCAGCATCTAAcaaggaaaaatattatttttgttgccgTGAAAAGGCTAATAAGCAAGAACAAAAAAATAGCTGGCACCTTACCTAAAAGCTTTATTTTGGTTTGAAAGAAGATAATGATGGGATCAGGAAGGACATCTCAAAAAGTTGCTGCCACCAACAAGAAAGATCCTGCACCTGGTCATTACCTGATACATTCCTTTTGTTGTAGGTCCTGATGTTGGAGATGGTTCATGGGAAGACAACATTTacatctcctttttaaaaattcaaaaaaaattCTCAACACCTAAAAGTAAAATCCATATGATCAATTAAACCAAGCCCTGCAGTAATTGCTAGGAAATTCTCAGCTATGTCTCTGCTGGGTCTGTCCACCTGAGCCCCCATCTACACAGACCATTTAATGCACTTTCAAACCggtattgaagaaaatggtttcacTGTAAAGATTATTACcgtacataggaaatcctggactCAGCTTTTTGcccggatggtgattacacaaaccacagagcactgatgcgcaTTAAGGTATTTCTTTTGGGcatttttgtgggagtttgttatcTGGCTGCCACAGCTTCAaaatagctttgaactgcattaaatggtcagtgtagatggggatccAGTCTTCGCTTTCTACTAGACTGCAAGCAGGTTTAAGGAGGCCAAGGAAGGTTTCTGCTCTGCTGCTCCTCAGTAGGATCTCGGCCAAATCATGAGGGCACGGGGTACCTCTGAGGACATGGTCAGCCTGGGAATTTGTTTTCAGCAGCAGAGCTGAGTCCTGATACACTGGGTTCATTTCTGGGTTGGATTCCTTCCAAGCTTTATTTGGCTCTGTCCAAACATTGTAGGCAAAGGGAGGGAATGTCCTGCCTGCACACTTCCTCCTTGCACTTTTCCACCGGGGAGAGCTTCCTGAAAAAGCAGAGTTTCATTggtctcttctacactgtagaattaatgcagtttgactccactttaattgatatcaagcagtgctatggaatattgggatGTCCTTAGTTTTACGAAGTCTGCTACATCATAAAATGACAAttgccagaattccatagcattgagccatggtaattaataaACTTGTGCGTGAAATTTGTTTCCTCTAGGTCCTTCGGTATCTTCGGGACTTTGAGAGCTCGTAATGGTAAGGGCCCTCCTGGTACGAAAACCAACCCAACACGAAAGCAAGTAGGAGCCGATCTCGGCtcttcctcccctattcggcatcacagtttaatcttttttatcaaTCCCAGcacttacctggaagtgggaaacctttaaatgccttggaaagagtgtggcaCCTGAGAAGAGAGCGTGCACTTGCCTGCCTACAGAGCCTCGCCTCTCCTCTTCTAAACTAGGAAAACAGCTTAAATACCTAAAACGACGGGAAgaggagcctgggaagtccccccccccccccgcccccaataatgggccacatagaaaatgaatcttttggctcctcagagtgaaaacagatgtctgccctcccaaattcaggagaTTCCCGAACAAACGGATCGGGGTCCCAACAAAACCCGTGACACAAAATGGATCACAGCTTACCAGGATTGCACAAGTCTAGtaattaaagcagtgtcaaactgcgtcATTTATATGCAGGTGGGCATGTGCTCTGGGACCTCCCCATTCAGTTTGGTTTTATGTTCTAAAACCTCAAATGTCGAGTCTCTACTTTAACAGGTGACTTTTTTCTGTGTAAATCGAACAGTGAGAGTAGCAGTGAAAGAGGTATTCCACTACAGCCCTCTCTCCCTACTTTTGTAACTGCTCTATCTATTAATCAGTTTATCTCAGGCTAGTTTAGAATACCATCCCATTCTGAGAGTCAGTGGGATGCAATGGTTTGAGCGTTGGATTGGGTCACTGGGAGACCGGAGTTCCTATACAGCTCATAAACCAACTGGACAACCTTTGGCAAGCACAAAATAACAACATTCCTAGCTTAGAGAGTTATTTCCTTAAAACACtcaagccgctgggagagatcatcccaCTGGGAGAGTTtcagggtgcggtgtcatctgtaaacagatgatgtccagctctgtcactccttcccacctgtcactaaggaggctgttcaggtcctgaaccagtgcttgactgctgtgtcggactggatgagggtgaacaaattgaaattgaatgcagccaagacagaggtcctcctggccaGTCacagggccgaacagggtatagggttacagcctgtgttggacggggtcgcactccccctgaagacacaggttcgcggtctgagtgttctcctggactcatcactgagcctggaaccccaggtctcagcggtggccaggggagcatttgcacaattaagacttgtgtgtcagctgcgcccgtaccttgggaggtctgacttggccatggtggtccacgctctggttacatcctgtttggattactgcaacgctctctacgtggggttgcctttgaagacagcccagaagctccaattagtacaacgggcggcagccagattaataactaggGTGGCATACTACCACTACCAGTATTGGCAgtgtactacccccctgctaagccagctccactggctgctgatatgctactgagcccaattcaaagtgctggtcttgacctataaagccctaaacggttctggcccaatttacttgtctgaatgtatctcttcctatgagccatcaagaccactaagatcatctggagaggccctgctctcggccccacctgcctcacaagcgcaactggtgggaacaagggacagggccttcttggtcttggctccctggctgtggaacaccctccctaggaACATCTGGCAATCTCTGATGcttctgggctttagaaaagctGTAAAGatatggttatgtgcccaagcttttaatgagtaatcgTTTAAATCGACATGGTCTGAAGTAAGGTTTAAGCATGAGGTTCTGGATAAATTGatcaaattatatatatgtttttaagttttataatgtattttaatagttttatcaattgatttgtttgtattgttttgatGTATAATTGTGttgggcatttaattttgccagtgttgtgagctgccttgagtcccctcgggtgagatgGACGGGgtacaaatgttgtaaataaataaatcaacttcCTTGTGAGTATCGATATTAAGGATTCCTCTTTAAAACTTTGAGAAAcctattattgctgtttttatacaATCTGGAAGTCTAGAAATCTTGCCAATTTGCTACAAATAATCCAGAAAATTACCAACAGATCACTGCCTGCTTAGACTTACGCTGCCTTGAAATGTCCTCTGGAGGTtattaagcagagcctggatggctatctgtcaggagtgctttgattttgttttcctacatggcaagAGGTTTGGCTGGATGGCTCTTATGGCAGCTAGGCTTCACTGGATTAACGTTTTAACTTGTTGGCTAGCTGGGACAATGATGCCATTTGCCACATAGCCTTTTGGTCTTCCCTGTTGAGCCTTAATACAATCCTACCCACCCCATTAGATGGAAGTGGGAATGGATTTCCCCCCAAATACTAGATTTCTGGTATCAGTTGCAAGTGAAAGGCATTAGTTTTGTGGTAGGATCAGCTTCCAGTGGATATGGAAACTGCTACCAATGATTTCTTGATACCTATATTTCCAAATTCACTACTTACCACCACGTATTGTCCCCAGTTTTTATTAACTGACCAGTGAATACTATGAACAAGGGAAAATCAATGTATACTgtgtataaaataaaaaagtgctATCAAACTCTGCAGTGTAAAAAAAACCTGCCATCATACTTGACAAATATACTAACAAACTCAATGCCTCCTCTCTTCTCTAAGCAGTTCCACAATTGTCATCTGAATGGCTGCATTGCAGTTACCTAAACCACTTGCGCAATCAAAGGATGTTGCCAGAGATGCTTCTGCCCAGCCAAAATTGGACATAGGCTCCTGAAATAATCTGTGGAGGGCAATTCGCGTCAATAATTAAACAGGGCTATGTGTCAAGAGTAAAGCACTGCTAAGCAACAGTCTTTGGTTTTACGTCCGCAAAGGGAACAGCTCAAGATTAACCTTTTGAGTCaatgaaaggaagggaagggggggaaaggaagagggaaaggaaaaaatatttaaagaaaaagaaatacgtaATGCTAtttggacaagctggaatgttacaaaattagaaataagCGATTCCTGAAAAGGTTAAATATGTTGGAATAATGTTAATGAAACATTTGATTATGATTTTAAACATCTTCCCATTTATGCAAATTGGGTTTGTATAGTAATCCATATTTGTGTATTTAAAACAGCCAGAAAGCTCAAAACACAAGAAAATACTTTATTGCCTGTTCCCATTCTTATggggttatttttttattaatgtgaTATCATGATATGTTTAGAAATATTCTGAAATTATCTTCATCATGAAGATATATTCCCTGCCTTGCATGAAtttagcttttaaaatgttttgaatttgagTGAATGGTAAAGTATGTTATACTTATTTACACAAGTTGCCATTTGAATATGGATCTAGATACATTTCATTATTTaagaatgtatattttaattgtatattagattgtttgtgtcaaataattaaaataatttcaaaaaaagaTTAACCTTTTGTGTCAAAGACACATACACACCTCATGGAGCATTAAGATACAATTTTATGGTTTTCATAGGATATACCTATTTAGACTGTGTAGATGCGATGGGACCCAGATCCATTTCTGAAAACAAGAAAAGACCATATGCTCTTGTAAAATCCTAACTCAAAGGGAAGAGATAGTGGAAAATAGATTTAAATTGTACAATCCAGGAAAACCTTgatttaggttgctgtgagttttccgggctctatgaccatgttccaaaagcattctctcctaacatttcacccacatctatggcaggcatcctctgaggttgtgaggtctgttggaaactaggcaaatgaggtttatatatctgtggaaggtccagggtgggagaaagaaatcttgcctgtttgaggcaagtgtgaatgttgcagtttgcctccttgattagcattgaatgacctttcaacttcaaagcctgtctgcttcctgcctgagggaatcctttgttggagggtgttagctggtcctgattgcttcctgtctggaattccctgttttctgagtgttgttctttatttactatcctgattttagagtttttaaatacttgtagccagattttattcattttcatgttttcctcctttctttcttttcctcaatGGCAGAGAAGCCTAGGAAatccacaatttcaacagaaaggaagcccccagatggcgtagtggactaagtgacttgaaggttgggttgctgacctgaaagctgccaggttcgaatcccacctggggagagtgtggatgagctccctcttatcagctccagctccatgcggggacatgagagaagcctcccacaaggatggtaaaaacatgaaaacatccgggcgtcccctgggcaacgtccttgcagacggccaattctctcactccagaagcaactccaattgctcctgacatgaaaaaaacaaaaaaaaaacaaaaaaaaaaaacagaaaggaggaaaccatgaaaatgaacaaaatctggctaccactattaaaaaactctaaaatcagagaaGAAAGAGTCACAAACAAATGCAATCCTGGGTAACAGCAGTTAGGTAATAAAATCCCAGAGAGCTGTGCTCACTTTATGATGCAGCATCAGGGAGGGAACAATTTGCAGTAGACAACTGCTTAGGGATGGACTTTCACCTTTCCTTGTTCACCATTTTTCCGCTCCAAATTATTCATCCAAATATCCTTGCCCTAAGATTGCAAAGACATGCTTAGAATGTTCTAGAAGCagctggaggacaaggagaattcAGAATTGAGAAATACAGATTGAGAGGTGAAGTCATGGCTCTTTTCCCTGCAGTtccaaatacaatacagtagagtctcacttatccaagctaaacaggccggcagaaccttgtatAAAAACCCTTAAATACCGTATTTTATCACATCATAGTCACATTTttactcctttaaaaaaaaggaggggggggacTATTGCATGAGGGGAAAAAGCTTTTTATGACACTGGATCTTATGACACTGTGCTGTTGCGGGCCATATCAAAGAACACAGCAGTCTGGTCAGCATTGCCTATTTGAGAAAGGGGGTATGGTGTTTCATTGCCGTTACACAAGACAAAGCAATGAAAATTTTCCACCTTCTCAGTGTAATCAAGTGGCAGCTTTTGGCATAGTGTGGTCCTCCTCTGCGCAGCCAGATTGTGTCATTATATGAATGAGTTGAGGGAATGTTGTGTTAGGATAGAATACAGCCATCATCACTCATCTCCAACACATACGTAAACACTTGTCAGTTTGTGGAAACTTGCTTGTTTTGGGACCTATAAATGCACATAGGAGTGGTTTTCTCTAGTCTTTCACTTTCCTCCAGTCACGCACCAACTTCTCATTGACAGAAAACTGCCTTCCTGTAGCACTTTCTATGCTCCTCAGCAAAAACAATGACTCTCAGCTTGAACTCTACTGAGGAAGACAACCTCCACAATGTAAGCACTCCAGCGTTTCCTCCATGTCTTTTTGCCCTGCTCTAAAGAGCTTGACCGCTTGCCAGCCTGTTTTAGCAAGGGCACATCACTAATCCATTCACCTATTCAGCCATCTGCTAGCCCACCTGCAGACCCATGCATGCACTCATTGGATGCCCATCCATTGACTGGCTCAGCTGCCCACACACTTACTCAAGCggggttttggaagggggtggGCATCAGATGGATGGGCGCCTGAATGTGTGGGTCTTTTGGCAGGCGGATGGGTGAGCGAGCAGACCCAAAACATGGGAGTGTGACTAtcatgtgatgacaactattatgAAACATGGTATTTTCAACGCTATCATCTTGTTTTCCACTGCTCCAAAGACAAGGACTATGCAATAGGGATTCACTGAAGACAGAGCGTCAAAGTTTGAGTGTACTACTAGACTCAGCTTTGAACCTGGGGGCCCACATTTCTGAGGTGGTCAGGACTGCCTTTGTACAGCTAAAATTTGTGCGCTaattggccatggtggtacatgccttagttatacCTCCTTTGGATTACAGAAATACACACTACATATGCTAGCCTTTGAAGTGTTCAGAAATTTCAGCTGGCCCAAAGAGCTGTGACCAGGTTGTGGACAAcctccctgttgcagcagcttcactggctgctagTCTGTTTCACAACGAACTGGCACAAttcatgacctacaaagccctatatggcagACCATATCTCCCTGTATTAGCCAACCTGGGCTCTGATGTCAGGATGATTGTGTGTTGAACTAGTACTTACATAAGACCGTTCATGGGTCCAGTTCTTTCAATGTAAGCTAGCAACCAGCATAAAGTCTGTCTAGACTGAAAAAAAATAATCTACTATGAGAAAAGCGGTAATTTCATATTCAACTTTAATATAAAAAGACATTAATCACTTTCAAATGCATTAGAAAGATCCCTTTACAAACTGCATGGTCTGGCATAAAACCAAATTAACAGAAGTTGGCATCTACCTGCCAAGACTGGAAAACATACAATGCCATTTTCGAATCAGCTGCTTCAAAAAACACTTGTTTTTACGGCTTCAATCATGGAAGCCACTTCCTCACAAGTAGCCCCATTTACGACAGGAGAGGCTAGTTGTGCAAAGTGATTCCAGGTTTCAACCTAAACTAACACAAAGACACTCAGCTGTACATGCACAAAACAAGGATCTTTATGCTCCGAGTTGCTCTGGTTGTGTGTGATCTGGCACATTAATTGGTGCCAGGGGCCATGGCAATTCATAATGCACAAAGATACACTTGCAGCATCTATGACCTTCTGTTGGAAGACAAGATGCCCAATGTTTCAAGACTTGTATTTTAGTACTGTACCCAAAATCAGAAGGCATTTTTAGAAACCGTATTTCTAATGTTGCACAAAGTAAACTGATAGAAAGCAGCTGAAATTGCTCATCAAAGGGCAGGAATTCTCCTTAACAGAGAAGCAAGCACATTAACTTTTAAGAAAAGCACCAATGTACTCACTTCTCTTACCCCCTTCCCCTACCATGCAGTTATGTTTATCACACCCATCAAGGCAAACAAAGGAGGCAATTTAATGCATCTGCAACCACATATAATGCACCTTCTTGCCAGAAACCGCTTATTGGAGTTCTGATAATTTACACACACTTAAACAAGTGTGTTGGTTTCTTGACGATAACCTGTTGTTAATAACAACTCAGCCAAACAGACACACACCCCTTGGCGTGACCGGAGCAACCCAAATCTGAAGAATACTCTTGAAGGCCTCTGTAACAGTTTAGTAATAATTAGTGCAAAATAGGGGTTTTATCCCCTTCAAACACAACATTAAGAAGGACGGCAGACTTCAGCCAAATCATTCAAATGtacatataaatatttataaataaaatgagTGTAATTTATGCCTGACGATAACAAAAACATGGCTTGAACCAAAGAGTAAACACATCAAGAGCTTCTCTTCCAATGTTCACATTAGTAAGAGTAACCTGATCCTTAACACAGTGCTCCAAGAATGAATGCTGATGGCTGCTCCTACCTCAATGTTATGTATTCACACATTTTTACTGAGCTACATTAATAGAGGCCCatggtgtaaaaaaaaaaatctccttttcaaaataattaaaaaatacaactgCAAATAtttcaggatagtaaataagcAGCCAGCAGAAGATTTGTAGCAAAAATATATCTTCAGAAAATAGCCAAAAGATTTTGAACACTGATAaagacttcttttaaaaaactataactattcttttttttttaaaaaaaatgaaagcaagtGACAGAAAAAGCTAGCTAGgatattgggaaccactgctttatggcTCTTCAACAGCATGTCTGGTAAATTAATTGTAGAGAATGTTGTCAGTTAAGTATTTGCTTGGAATTAAGGACAGAGGAAAACTCAAGTCTTTGGTCCTCAAACCAATTACTTCTAAGATAGTCTCACTGCAGTCAATTGAGCAAGGGAAAAATGTAAAAGGTTGCTGAAAGGTTTTCAGCCTAGACAGTATCTATGTTGATCTAGGATGAGGACATTAAAGCCACTCTCTGTACATTAAGGACAAGAGACTAGTAGCTTGCAGGGAGATATTTAATGGTCAAAGGGAGGAATCTTACTATAGCAGTTTAGATCCCTTAATGTTAGAAAGGGTTAGGAAATCAATATAATTTAATTGTTGGGATCAAAGGGGAAGATCTATGGGCAAAATGCAAAGTGTGGGATCAAACCTACGCACCCATGGATCTTTTAAGCATCTGTTGAAACACCAGGGACTTTCCAAAGCAGTTTGTGATATGGCACTGAGGGAAGGTGGTGGTGTTTCATGCTAAAAAAATCTGGAAGACCTACTGGGTTCATGCCAGCTCATAGGCTTGTGTAGAATACCCATTGGAATTGTGGCTACTGAAAATATGTAATTGCATATCAATTTTATACAAAGTAACAAAATCTTGCAATAGAAgtgggtttggggtttttttttggaagatTATTTGCAGCTTTGAGTGAACAAACTATTTGGAATTTTTACTACTTCAGAACTGGCTTTTTCAAAAGGATATCTCCTTCACCCTTTCCCTCAAGATTCAACAAGAATCTCCACAAAATGATCAAGCTCATTAAGGTCAGATTTACAATTAGAATTAGGATTTGCTGCTGCTTGAGGAAATGTTTCAAGTACATCACAATGTCCCATTTTTGTACTGCCCATCATTCCTGTTAATACTGTGTCAAGATTATAATATGAACTGTCAACCTCTGAAAAAAGGTCTTCAACCGAGTCAGGAGTTTTTGTTTCTAAGGTTTCAAAGATTTGATCTAAAGATTTATGAAAATTTCCTCTATTTTCTGGAGGGCTCTCCATTTCCCACATGTTAGTAGGCAGGTTTCTGGGAGCTTGTAGTGGAGGTCTTAAAATTTCTTCACCctcttgtgtttgtgtgtcctcAAAGTCTTTTGAGAAGCCATTATAACCTTGAATAAACTTCTCTTCAGCCTGCTCCTTTGAGGAACGGCAGAGAATATCTGTTGAAACTAAACGGTCCAGAGAGGATGGCCCTGAATTCTGTGCATTTATCATCTGCCAAGTTCCATCCTGGGTCATTTCTTCTTGGATCTGTCGTACTGTATTGGCTATAAGTACCGAGCGGTATAAATTAGGTTCAACAAGCATATGGCACAGCTGAAGTTTGACCAAAGACATGTCTAGCAGTGACTGGCGCTGAAGGTTATATGAAGGAATAGCTTTGAAGCCAGCTAATGTTCCTTCGATATCTTCTTCTCCATCAATGCACTTCCTTTTTAGTCCACGTACAAACATTGTGTCCTGTTGAAAACAGAGCAAGATACCATTAGATAACAAATTAATGAACTGTCTTCTTCTTAGAGCctgcattttaaataaaaacagctTGATTACTTAACTAAGTGTTGTGATTCTTCTGAGAATTTGCCCTAGAAGTGGAATTGTAACCACAATTAAGAAATACAGCCTCCAGAAATACAAACAAACCAACTTCACAAATGTAGTAATTttgtaaatgcaataataataataataataatggttcagCCTCCTGACAAATGCTATGTTTGATAAAACCTAGGATTAGATCAATACATAATAGCTACTACCTTAATGGGAAAGTTCTTGCATATCCATTTTGTTCCATGGCAATTGCCCTGGGACCAGTGAATCACTGTTCTGAATTATTTAACTACAAAGTGCCTTCAGACATTATGGCACCAATCAGGATCATCTCTGCATTATGGGGAAACAAAAATAGtctgatttctttttttgttcCTCCTGGattacaaaagaaataatattCTAACAAATTCATTACCCAATAGATCAAAACTAAAACAGCCTTTGATCTTGGTAAACAAGGATGTTTGGAGATTTTTGAGATTCTGTTCCCAAGGTTTCAGTGACACCTGTAAGAGTTTCTTGCCTTTTATTTTCTGAGAATACTGCAGATCTGACTGGTGTCAGTAccattttcactttctttcctctcctctctcatGAGCAAGGCTGCAGTTTCTGTTGGTCCCCTTTCAGTGTGCTCTTCCTGGAGCTCAAAGCAGAACCTTTGTAATCTCACACCATGGGTCTCTATTCCTTCCACATGCCTCCAAGTTTCTATGGCATTTGAGTCCAactggagattttttttaaaagaacaaaatcaGCATGGTTTATTTTGTGAATTAAATTACTAAATGGGAGATTCTAAATCCTTTTTGCTTTCTAGTGGATATTAATAGAG
Encoded here:
- the LOC134295587 gene encoding cell division cycle-associated protein 4-like isoform X2 gives rise to the protein MFVRGLKRKCIDGEEDIEGTLAGFKAIPSYNLQRQSLLDMSLVKLQLCHMLVEPNLYRSVLIANTVRQIQEEMTQDGTWQMINAQNSGPSSLDRLVSTDILCRSSKEQAEEKFIQGYNGFSKDFEDTQTQEGEEILRPPLQAPRNLPTNMWEMESPPENRGNFHKSLDQIFETLETKTPDSVEDLFSEVDSSYYNLDTVLTGMMGSTKMGHCDVLETFPQAAANPNSNCKSDLNELDHFVEILVES
- the LOC134295587 gene encoding cell division cycle-associated protein 4-like isoform X1; amino-acid sequence: MGEDEGLHQTQLLDTMFVRGLKRKCIDGEEDIEGTLAGFKAIPSYNLQRQSLLDMSLVKLQLCHMLVEPNLYRSVLIANTVRQIQEEMTQDGTWQMINAQNSGPSSLDRLVSTDILCRSSKEQAEEKFIQGYNGFSKDFEDTQTQEGEEILRPPLQAPRNLPTNMWEMESPPENRGNFHKSLDQIFETLETKTPDSVEDLFSEVDSSYYNLDTVLTGMMGSTKMGHCDVLETFPQAAANPNSNCKSDLNELDHFVEILVES